AAAGAGCGATCAGTACGAGCATGACGTGTATAAACAGCATGTACAGAACAGTGGAAAATAAGAAACAGCAAAAGAGCTTAATGGAGATTGGGTGAGTGGTGTAGAAGACCTTCCAAATATGTCCAGAGCTTGAGTAAATGAAAGCCGCAGAAAGAAGCaatgatatatttaatatttacttaTAGCAATGCGCTGGGCTACAGAGGCAAGCTTTGTGTGGTTAATGGGTTTGTTCAGACCATGCAAGATACATGATAGATTATACAACTGGTAATTTTCCAAAAGATTAACAATTTCCAAATGATTACACACCatccctaattatatatatatggaattacAGCCTTCTATATCTATAGGTGTGATTCCATCaatggttgatttctgatataagacagacagacagacagacagacagacagtgcgaGTGTCTCTGCTATACCACTGCGGAGTCCTGGGTTCAGATACTGGGAAAGGCCTGCACTGGGTTACTCTactgggagagagagacagctgtCAATCAAAGACATGCAACTCAGTGATCAGACCAGGGTTGACCACACAGCAGAATAAAAAAAGGCAATGCCCAGTTTAAACAGTATATTACAAAACGGAGCACAGAgttcctttaaccctttaagaCCATACTGACGTGTCTTTCTGGGCCCGGGATCAGGTAAACGCGGTAGAAAACGTGATTCCTTGTACcgacttactgggccaccatatTTTGCCTCACAGCTTGGAAACGCATTTCATTTGATAGGGAAGGGGCTGAATGTCTCTCCCTGGGCGTTTTTTGATCTTtgtgtgacgtcactgagaggcgcatttcaattttaatgggCGGGGGAAAGTTTTCAGCGGAACGCAGAAAGAAAACATCAaggaacttgtttacagctaagaaaaacaggaaaacaccgttaatccaatgtatttgacttCTAATTACATTAGAACATgtattctgataaaaaaaaaaaaaaaaattaaaaaagatccTACTGTTAAAAATGTCCTTAATCTCTGGGAAAGAACCtttaatgttatctttcaaactatgttaaATCATGTTCTGGAATATACATAAACAGAGTATCAACGTATtctaccttttttctgcttgatgaaagaaaatccaTATCAAGGTAGACCAAGCCTGCATTCCTCACTGTCCTATACATCCAATCTATTTACCATTTAGTACAGTGAATAAagttattatgtatatataaaacactgaaaatcgtTTTTGCCGTCAGCTGCAATACAGCCTCCAGTTTGAACGACGGGTTGAAGAAATAAAACGGCGAGATGCAAACGACTGCTTTCAGCAACGTTATTTCAGTATATCACAGTAACACACAGCACGGGGCTCCTGGACTCTAACAAAGCCAGAAAGGAGGCTTTCAATACAGTTTACGAACACAACGTGGGCCGCTGTAACACATCTATCtgcaaacactgaaaaaaaaaaatcaatttagggcttaaatactgaaatataaaCAGACGaacctgcactcaaatcctaattaaaaaatataaaagtcatCTGTATTGTATTCTTTAACAATCatttcacaaagcagttctgctTTTGTGTAGGAGCTAAATGAattgaagaacagctccatggaAGCAGAAGCTTCGTCTTCAGTATTGAGGTATTACTGGAAATGCCCAGGAAGCATCATAATGAAGCCTGTAGGCAACCAGGCCACAGagggaattctgagcaaaccgcattgCTCGTGGAATAATGAGGACCACATTCCTGTTCACTAGCAACAAACACTAGTGCTGCAAAGATCACaagaaaaaaacccagaaaaaacacacattttttttccaatgtaTACATTTTCTAATAGCATGAGAGGGCTACCGTCCTGCGAACCCTCCTCGTTATGTTAAACCACCAGACGACAAAGCCCTCTTCTTCAGGTCCTACTGCTTAATTAAAATCGAATTTTCATGCATTTACTTTTCCATGCACTGGTGTTTTGCTTCAATCATTCTGCGTGCTCCTTCAGTACCGAGGTCTTATTTTAAACCTGCCTTTGTCTGGAGAACCCTAACTGCCAGGCTTGGAACAGCCTTCCTCGGATCTTTCACAGCCCCGCCTTCTCTACATTTACGTGGACTTGACGGGGCCGACAGTTGGAAGGTCACTCGGTCACGTGTGTAAAGAAGGCGGGACGTACACATGAACAGGGTGGACCGTCTGCAAGGCCTGCTAGCTTTCTAAGGGAGCTGAGGGCTCATTTCAAAAGcagaagttttttatttattttttatttttatttttattttttacggaAACTGGaaaaattatttttgaaatggACAAGAACCGGGTCTTAGCTCTTCcagcaatgaagaaaaaaataatgcatcatCTGCTCGGTATGGAGGCACCTTCAGTGCAAAGGCCAGCTGACAATTAACCCTTCGCTGCCGGAAAAGTTTAAAATCAATCGTATATGATCGATGACCTTTCATGTCACATCTCGGCcttccaatcttttttttttttttcttgcgtGGGTCATAGCTGTGGCAATGCTTGTTCCATTTCCCATCCCTGCTCTAGTGGGCATGTGTGGGGCACCCAAGTGTTAAGTCCTGTAATGAAATAGCCAATGCCAGCAAGTATGGTATTTTACCTACTCCACCCTGGGAGTTGAAAGGGCAGGCAGTCAGTGTCTGTGTCCCCCACAGTTATCtccttgtttgctttttaattcagCGTGATCACACACTGTCTTTTTCATTCCTAATAAAGTAGCTGGACTCTGTTTTACACAGTAACCCCCAACCACACTATTTTGTACAGGTCGCATGCAGCTACTTCTTGTCTGCTAGTGGTTTGTTCATGCCATTTCCCTTCCTGTAGCTGAAATCAGCTAGCACAGCCCCATCTGTTCAGGCAGTAGGGCCAGTCGATTCAGTTAGCTGATTTCTTCAGAGGACAGGGGAACTACAGTCCTCAGCACTTCTAATTCATTGCGTGTGTCTGTGGTTTCAAAGTCCGTGTTCCAGTTCAGTACTAGGCCGAGTCTAAGCTGTTGAATATAGTACTTTGTTTGATTCTTTTAGATGAATACAAGGTTGTCGAAACACTTGGGCTTGGCACGTTAGCTATCACAATCCAGTCCTTGCCTTTATGTTTCTCTGGGCAGTGACCAATAGGTGAGCAAGGCTCGTTTGCTGCTTGTATTGATAGGGAAGGTCAGATCTGCTTtcataaaataaatttgtttggcgtctcgtccgaaggacggagcacaaggaggttcagtgactcgctcagggtctctcacacacacacagtgagtcaggggctgctgcagagtctcttccaataggacctcgtttgtttggcgtctcgtccgaaggacggagcacaaggaggttcagtgactcgctcagggtctctcacacacacacagtgagtcaggggctgctgcagagtctcttccaataggacctcgtttgtttggcgtctcgtctgaaggacggagcacaaggaggttcagtgactcgctcagggtctctcacacacacacagtgagtcaggggctgctgcagagtctcttccaataggacctcgtttgtttggcgtctcgtccgaaggacggagcacaaggaggttcagtgactcgcccagggtctcacacagcgagtcagtggctgagctgggatttgaaccccctggttacaagcctgtttctttaaccactggaccacacagcctctatcTATCTAGACACAACTTTCAAACTCAAACAGCAGCAGTCTGCTTACCTACTCTACCATGCAATCTGAAGCAGGAGGAAGCCATTAAAATGACAATTACAATGACACTTTAGTTTCACAATGCAAACAAATATATAGATCTTTACTATATTATTTTCAAACATCtatataaaaagaagaaaaaattgcCTTATATTTTACTATGGTTTTTACAGAAGCCAAATCTTTTCTATGGATATGCATTTCTGTTTAGGGAACCGAATACACTCAATTTGATAATCAAACACAGTagaacagtaataaataaaactatgcaGGCAAACCCAGTCAATATAAAAAGCAACAGCAAACACGACAAAAGCAAATGTGCAAATTGCTGCAAACCTGTGTTAGCACCAACAGACAGGCTACCAAatataaacaacagagagagaaagGCTACTACAGCTTTACTTAAGGAGTAGATGGCACTTAAAACAACAGATAGTAAAAGGACAACTTCCTATTGTGCGTGCAGTTTTTGTAACTATTTATTTCCCTGCCCAGAAACTGCACCTCTGAAAACTCTGCCCTTTCTTGTCGATTAAAACCTCGATAATAAGGTGAGAAGTATTGGTAATAATTGATAATATTAACCTTTTTCGACACGGCCTCCGACTCCACCATCGAGCACAAGACAAACCGCAGAGCGGCCACTTCCGCCCCGCAGGGGTGAGGCCAGCCAGGGCGCCGCCATTCTTAGGGGCAAACTGGAAGCCCTATAAGAGCAACGTTATAAAAAGATATATcaatttctaatttatttttagaggaaaaaaacaaacaaacaaattatataagGTTTAAGTTTGGTGTATCGACGCGGTATCCCATTACATCGTGTTAGAGATTGTTATATGAATTAGATAAACGAATTGAtgaactgaaaactcactatgcCAATAACAATTGTTAAAATGCTGGACTCTGATTCTCTTGGATATAGAGACGCGGTGTTTGTGAATTCCCTgtaccacgcacacacacagtggctcttaaaagtattcacccctccttggactttttttccacattttattgtgttgcaacatggaatcaaaatggatttaattaggagtttttgccactgatcaacacaaagtccattcTTCTTTCTTTACTTTCATTCTTCTTTCTTTACTTTCCTTCTTTACTTCTttcttctttccttctttctttcttctccttctttcttcttttcttttctttctttctttctttctttctttctttttttctttttttctttcttttttctttttttctaaaaaagaaaacgaAAGAAAGAAGcaagattttctttcttttttttttttttttcttttttttttttttttttctttttttctttttttctttctttctttcttcttttcttttctttctttcttccttccttctttcttttttttttttcctttttctttcttttttctttttctttttttatttatttttttttcttttttatttttttttttttttttttttttcttttttttttttcttttttttttttctttttttttttttttttttttttttttttttttctttttttcttttttttcttctttctttctttttttttttttttttttttttttttctttttttttttttttttttttttttttttctttttttttttttttttctttctttctttttttttttttttttttttttttttttttttttcctttttttctttttttttctttttctttcctttttttttttttcttttttttttctttttttctttcttttttttctttcttttttcttcttttttttttttttttctttcttttttcttttttttctttttttcttttttttttcttttttttttttcttttttttttttttttctcttttctttctttctttctttcttttttttttttttttttctttcttttcttttttttttttcaaaagaggaagaagagaaaggagaggaagaaacggggaaagaggaaagaaaaagtttcttcaaaaggaaaaaaaaggtttcccttttttctttaaaagaaggaagaaagaaaaagaggaagagaaaaGGAAGAAAGGAGGCTTCTCATTTTTCTCTCCTTCTtcttcgtttctttttttttttttttttttttttttttttttttcttttttctttttttcttttttttttttttctttctttttttttttctttcttttttttttttttctttttttttttttttctttccttttttcttttcttttttttcttttcttttctttcttcttttctttcctttctttctttttttcttttttttttttctttctttctttctttcttttttttctttcttcttttctttttttttttttttttttttctttctttttttttttttctttttctttctttcttttttttttttttcttttttttttttttttttttttttttttttcttttttttttttttcttttttttttttttttttttttcttttttttttttttttctttttttttttttttttttctttttttttctttcttttttttttttttttttttttttttttgtttttttttttttttcttcttttctatttctttttttttttttttctttttttcttttatttttttttcttttttttttttttttttttcaaaaagggaaCTATAAAATAGAAGGAAGGGAGgacaagtaagaaaaaaaaagaaaaaattttcttagaaagaaaaaaggctttctttctttttttttttttttttctttctttctttctttctttcttttctttctttcttttttttctttctttctttttttcttttttttttttttttcttttctttcttttttctttcttttttctttcttcttttcttttctttttcttctttctttccttctttcttttttttttcttttctttcctttttcttttttctttttctttctccttcttttcttttctttcctttctaCAGGAACCCGaagtgtctttctttcttttttcttttcttttttttgcttctttttttttttctttttcttggctttctttctttctttctgtccctCGATACAGCTCCCCGATCTTGTCTTTCAAGTAGCTCGTTGGCTCCGGAGGACCCAGGACAGAGAGAGACTCACCATTCTTcaatcagcacacacacacacagagagagactcacacaaaaaaaacaaaaaacaaaaaacaaaaaacaaaaaacaaaaaacaaagggcCTTCCACCGGccgacagaaaaacaaaaaaaaaaaggaaataaagcaAACAAGCCCAGCGTAGCTCGCTTTGAGAATCAGTAAATATGAACCAGTTAGGAAGTGAAAACGTGTTTTTAAACGGAGTCGGATTGAAACCGGATCGAGCGGCCTACTTACTAcactaatatattttaaacatcaaaaaaaaaaaaaaacccccccccacccccctttttgcacccccccccccccccccccccccccctcccccccccccctgggaaaaatccccccccccccccgcaattATTATCTTTCTAATTCAGGTTTTATCggggaaaataataaaacaaagattaagTCCAAAATAGCACTTCAGGTTTTATCGTCCCTTGCAGggataaattaataaaatatgtgttcggatgtttttggtttttttgtttataaatgtataacaaaatattacaaattcgttcgagttttttttgttttttttgtaattttcaaaaaaaaacctattattattattattattattattattattattattattattgttgcccAGCTACATGCAATGGAATtgttacatttttgaagaacggATGCAGAATTAATTCACAACCGCAGGTAAGAAGAATTACTGTACCTGCATGGTCGCAAGAATTGTGTTTTTAGGTAGAAAATTCTTCATCCTCTATTAATATGTGGTGGTGGGGTTTGTCAGTGGTATTAAGTGCAGTGCGATTCAAAAtgatattgtactgtactttagaAGTGCTTAATTATGAGTAAGGAAACGTTATTTGGTGTTTTGACAGCCTGCCTACTTATTAAAACGAAGTTCACCTGTCAAAACAAGCATTAAACACGCAGAGAGGTGTTGAGATGCATTGACTCCAATAGAGAGCGttaataacatttcaatatacaGTCTGCTGTACctgaaaaacacattcattaaacacacaggagagagggagagatgtaAACAGTGCTCTGTGTGGTAGATTGCACGGTTTGTATGGCTGAACATTGCAATACTGCACGGCAGCATAGTGACAAGGAAACCTCCTAACCTTCTGCTTTTATGAAGAGACAACAATTATACAATTAGGCATCGTCAGGGTATGGTCTGTTCCCATTAGGGGAAAGAAAGAcatcttttgatttaaaaaataaataaaaaaatccacgTGTATACAAAGTGTGTATAAATCTCCACAATATTCAGGTTCTGACAGTCGTGCGGGGTGCCGGTGTCGATCCAGCCCATTCAGAGTCAAGAAACGGCAgcttgtgtggatcgctgttctccacaggGTCTAGGAAAAGCAGCGATCctcacaaacccaggcagctgtttcTCCACTCTTCACTCTGAATGGGAAATCAGCCCGGTCGACAACTCTCATACAACTCTAGTTTAAAGGTGGCTACCTGAGCACCACATAATTGTGCAGACAAGGGCAACGCTCACATTGTATAACTGACTGATCAAAGATGACtttattacatttgaaaacatttccagGCCATCAGCCTTTGATCTTTCAaaggctttgaagagaaggggagtgcagggcagttaaaatgtgagcagcagagttctgaaTGTAtaggtgagtaaaatgcaacattacttcAGGTGGTAAGTAGCGGggttttaaccctaaccctaaccctaaccctaaccctaaccctttttacacttacaataaagtctgtttcaaatctcttttgaGAATGTctgctccagtgcactgatagCGTCAGGACTATTGCCCACACATTGTCGAACAGGTAACACGGCGACAACGATCCATGATGGGGTACGGAACTGAGAAGCCAGAACacttgtatgttttgttttgtttgtttgttttttttttaatctcgctACCTGcggtgatttagaggacagatctcaaaaaaagttttcaggatgttaacagtgaaaatgaaaatgactgGTGTGTGTtattcaaacagttgtagcatccCGTGGAGACGTGGAACGCTACACTGCTTGCTTTTTAAGTTCATGGGTATATTACCTACTTTAGTCCTAACTTAGGGGGTTTGCATTAACTAGAGCCTTTCATTTTctctgtaatgttactttgaactactgtagcAGTGCTTGGTCTAACGGTAAAAAACCAAAactattattcttatttgctttgcTGACCACAAACAATCTGGCTGTGAAGCAAACAGAAAGACAGGAACAGAACTTCATTTTAATTCCAACGCTGCACATGGAATATAGCCTGCAtgcaatgtattaataatgttaGCCCTTagcggcccatttattcagcgcttgtcaagggcgtcgggtccaatttattttcacacgcgcacAGGTTTAAAAGGACAGTACTGcatcggacctggtccgacactggaccgcaaagggttaaaaaactaGCAATACTGCACTAGCAAAGAAACAGTATTATTTGTTCCTTATTGATCACCTTGCTATAGTAATATACAGCATCCCAACACTCCAAATACAGAATATTGGATTTATTATATAGATTAGCCTTCCACAATAGGGATGTTCACGTTGAGACTCCAGGAACCAGCGAAGCACATGAAGCTTGATAGCATGCAAGCTGTACAGTGAAATTGCTCAATTTAAATATCGTgtataattcatatttttatgcAGTATGCAGCTTACCTGGACcactgtaattataataataattgaccCCCGATGTGACCCTAGAATTTAAGCTACAGTTCTCGTGTGATGTTACATACTtatgaattgtctttttttttttttttcagcagcattGACTCCTCcagaccagcagagggagccgtgaacagagacagaaagagagagaaaggggaagGAGCTGTAATGGAAACCAGTGGCTCCAGCCGACGAAACTCCAGCGCCGCCAGTAGCAGTACTTCCAACACAGCGGCAAACTCCAGTAACACCACTAACAGCGCAAGCGGGACCAATTCTTCCAGTACTGTCCGCGGCAGGACCAGTGGAAATACCAGTACAGTGGGCTCCGTCCCCCCCTCCCAGTCTGCCAGTGCCACAGACTGGGAAATGCTCCAGTTTGGCAAGTACTCCATGGACATACTGGAAATGCTAAACAGCCACCAGCACCACCAGTTGAAAAGTGGGATTTCTGGGCTTGACAGACAGGACCCAGGCGGACTGGCTAACCTGACAGGGCTGGGGCTAGGCAACCTGCCGAACGTGCGCCCCATTTTCTCTGAGCAGCCGCAGGCCGGTGGCGCGGGGTTCCCCAAAATGCAGCCCGTGACGCAGCAGCAGCCGGTGCCCCGCAAATCGAAAGCGGGGGATTCGCGTTACCAGCAGTTTCTGAAGTCTGTGGCCCCCTTTCACCCCACGGACCCTGGGCTGAACCAGGACTCCTCCCTTCAGAGGTTCCCCAGTGCCGGGGGCGCTGCTGGGGCCGGCGCGGACCTGTTTGGCTCCGGCCCGCCCCCGCTGCACCCAAGTCTTGCCCTCCACCAGCCTGGCCTGACTGGGGGGGGTGCCCAGCACCAGCTCAGCGGGCAGAACAACATGGACCCGCGGAACCTGCACCAGCAGTTCAGCTGCATGCTGTCGGCCAATCAGTATTTCCTGTCAGCGCCCAGTTCCAATCTGGAGCAGTTCTTGGTTGCCCAGCAACAGAGCTCTTCACTGGGCTTGGGGCTGAACCAGCACAGCCCCCATCTGAACTCCCAGCACTCCCAGAACCACCACCCTGACTcccagcagcaccagcagcagcaccagcagcaccATCACCCCTCTGCCATGCACTCACACCCCAACCCCCAGCTCATAACTGCCTCCTCCAATGCAGGCTTTGAATTCCAGGGCTTGCAAGGGATCCCGGTGCTATCCTCTAACCAGCTCGCCGCTGCCCTGATGCAGGAGGGCAATGCCGCGTGCCACCCCGGCCTGCAGCCCCCAGCGCTTGTCGCCGTGCCCAAGGACGAGGCCCCCAAATCGGAAGGGGGCTGCGGGGGAGGTGGGGGGAGCGGGGGTCGGAGGAAGAAAGCCATGGCCGGCTACCTGCCTCAGAGAAAGGCCGACAGCACTAGCAACGGCAATAACAGTAATACGACTAACGACGCCGCTGGTAACGGCAGCCCGCACACGGCCTCGTCCAGCCCTGCTGGCAAAGCTTCCCAAGAGCTGCTCTCCCCGGAGGATGTCCCAGACCCGGAGAAGGAGCGCTTCTACCAGTGCGGAGAGTGCGGGAAGAGTTTCACGCACCTGTCCAGCCTGCGGAGGCACCTGCGGAGTCACGGTTTGGTCGCCACGACCACGGCCCCGCCTCCCGCTCCCGACCCCCCCCTGGAAGATGGCCAGGCCGGAGCAACGGCGCCGATCTCCGCGGAAGGGGAATCGGAAAAGTGCCACAAGTGCTCGGAGTGTGGGAAGGGGTTCAAGAAGCGCGGGCACCTGCTCCAGCACGGGGTCATCCACTCGGGGGCCCAGCCCTTCGCATGTGCGGTGTGCCAGCGAGCCTTCAACCGCCGCGAGAGCCTTACCCGCCACGAGAAGATCCACGAGGACAAGCCCTTCCGCTGCCAGGCCTGTGGCCGCTGCTACCGGGAGGCCACATCACTGCTCAACCATCGGGCTTCGGGAAACTGCGGTAAGCCTCCCAGGAGAAGTGCAGGGGGAGCCCGGACCCAGCCGGAGCAGCCCCCCCGGACTCCCCTCACCATCGGGACCGACGGGCGCTATGGCAGGGCCAGGGGCATCGCGGGGGAGCAGGGCGGCAGGGAGAAGGAAGGACAGGGGAGGGTGTTTATTATAAAAGGAGGTTTGGACGGAGAGTCCTTCGCAGTCCCTTCCTCCTCCAGCGTTAGCCCTCTGGTTCTGTACAGAGGAGCCTCGGAGGCTAGCAGGGGGGTGAATGAGAGCGCAAGCGAAAGGAAAGCCGAAGACAGCGGTCAACAGATTTACAGGCAGCAGGTGGGGAGCGGGAAAGCTGGAGGGACtgtttcctcctcctcttcctcctcctgttCTTCATCCTCTTCCACTGGCTTGTTCCAAACCAGAACCTCGCAGTCTTCATCCCAAATTGACAACTCCGTCTTCAACCCCGATTCCCTGCACTACCCCTCGGCCCAGCAGCAGTCCCATGCCGCCGCGAGACGCTCTGCGTTCGCCTTTCGAGACGGGGTGATAGTGGAGGAAGCAGAGAGATTCCGGCAGCCGACCTCCCAGCCCGGCCCAGAGGAGGGCAAGGAAAGTGGGGGAGAAATAGGGAGAGGCACCAGAGCTCCTGTACAGTACTTCCGAGACACAAACCTAAACCCCAAccctcaacagcagcagcagtacctAAGAAAAGTGCCCCTAGCCCCCAACCTTCATCCccacctccccctctcctccctccttgAGGACTCTGACCAGGAGGATGACAACAGCAGCACTGACAACGCAGTGGCGGCCGCCATCTCCCTCCTGCCTCCCGGGGACGACGTGCCAGGGAGAGGGGGGGccgggggagaggagaggagggacaTTATCGGAGGGCTGCTGGGAGGTCTGGGGCTCAGCGGACTGGGAGCCCTGGGGGGGCTCGGGCTGGGAGCCGAGAAGGGGTACAGGGGAGAGGACTTGAGGGTGAAGAGGAAATCGAGGAAAAAGGAAGGGGGTGGGAGGAAGGTGAAGGTGGAAGGGGAAGGGGGCAGCGGCGGCAAGGAGAAGCTGTTTCTGTGCAGC
Above is a window of Polyodon spathula isolate WHYD16114869_AA chromosome 54, ASM1765450v1, whole genome shotgun sequence DNA encoding:
- the LOC121307252 gene encoding uncharacterized protein LOC121307252 isoform X4, with amino-acid sequence MYSIDSSRPAEGAVNRDRKREKGEGAVMETSGSSRRNSSAASSSTSNTAANSSNTTNSASGTNSSSTVRGRTSGNTSTVGSVPPSQSASATDWEMLQFGKYSMDILEMLNSHQHHQLKSGISGLDRQDPGGLANLTGLGLGNLPNVRPIFSEQPQAGGAGFPKMQPVTQQQPVPRKSKAGDSRYQQFLKSVAPFHPTDPGLNQDSSLQRFPSAGGAAGAGADLFGSGPPPLHPSLALHQPGLTGGGAQHQLSGQNNMDPRNLHQQFSCMLSANQYFLSAPSSNLEQFLVAQQQSSSLGLGLNQHSPHLNSQHSQNHHPDSQQHQQQHQQHHHPSAMHSHPNPQLITASSNAGFEFQGLQGIPVLSSNQLAAALMQEGNAACHPGLQPPALVAVPKDEAPKSEGGCGGGGGSGGRRKKAMAGYLPQRKADSTSNGNNSNTTNDAAGNGSPHTASSSPAGKASQELLSPEDVPDPEKERFYQCGECGKSFTHLSSLRRHLRSHGLVATTTAPPPAPDPPLEDGQAGATAPISAEGESEKCHKCSECGKGFKKRGHLLQHGVIHSGAQPFACAVCQRAFNRRESLTRHEKIHEDKPFRCQACGRCYREATSLLNHRASGNCGKPPRRSAGGARTQPEQPPRTPLTIGTDGRYGRARGIAGEQGGREKEGQGRVFIIKGGLDGESFAVPSSSSVSPLVLYRGASEASRGVNESASERKAEDSGQQIYRQQVGSGKAGGTVSSSSSSSCSSSSSTGLFQTRTSQSSSQIDNSVFNPDSLHYPSAQQQSHAAARRSAFAFRDGVIVEEAERFRQPTSQPGPEEGKESGGEIGRGTRAPVQYFRDTNLNPNPQQQQQYLRKVPLAPNLHPHLPLSSLLEDSDQEDDNSSTDNAVAAAISLLPPGDDVPGRGGAGGEERRDIIGGLLGGLGLSGLGALGGLGLGAEKGYRGEDLRVKRKSRKKEGGGRKVKVEGEGGSGGKEKLFLCSVCGRGFSRRETLRRHDRIHTGEKPHRCPVCGKYFREAFQLSKHRTVHTGEKNYKCSSCGKDFGYAQSLKRHSKLHTRTDYANSNNSHTAASAPASASLGLQGYFAYPSVAAPVCSSANPASLQGLNKTRAFTCQICWKSFKHSFHLTAHQAVHTKERLFSCEVCGKSFGYANSLARHRAAQHGRGKSAGPANNGTAGSAISESQVATDVLLQLSPPNPSGIPFFVPSNPREPVPNQVGGDPLIRTPSGLSYAPTPNPDPSLLSYDPGFASQGKKKVLRVKKRKAKRKRRRNGRSHTDKRFPCTVCARASFSRLSQLLVHRSSRHSEPQDGRLGRGAAGRRWGCQGCRRGFSSFLRLLGHHGWHVKQGNYGCAMCQRKFWNWRLLERHREMCMGKQHRRLRGRGNREERRGEGERNQT
- the LOC121307252 gene encoding uncharacterized protein LOC121307252 isoform X3, whose amino-acid sequence is MYSSIDSSRPAEGAVNRDRKREKGEGAVMETSGSSRRNSSAASSSTSNTAANSSNTTNSASGTNSSSTVRGRTSGNTSTVGSVPPSQSASATDWEMLQFGKYSMDILEMLNSHQHHQLKSGISGLDRQDPGGLANLTGLGLGNLPNVRPIFSEQPQAGGAGFPKMQPVTQQQPVPRKSKAGDSRYQQFLKSVAPFHPTDPGLNQDSSLQRFPSAGGAAGAGADLFGSGPPPLHPSLALHQPGLTGGGAQHQLSGQNNMDPRNLHQQFSCMLSANQYFLSAPSSNLEQFLVAQQQSSSLGLGLNQHSPHLNSQHSQNHHPDSQQHQQQHQQHHHPSAMHSHPNPQLITASSNAGFEFQGLQGIPVLSSNQLAAALMQEGNAACHPGLQPPALVAVPKDEAPKSEGGCGGGGGSGGRRKKAMAGYLPQRKADSTSNGNNSNTTNDAAGNGSPHTASSSPAGKASQELLSPEDVPDPEKERFYQCGECGKSFTHLSSLRRHLRSHGLVATTTAPPPAPDPPLEDGQAGATAPISAEGESEKCHKCSECGKGFKKRGHLLQHGVIHSGAQPFACAVCQRAFNRRESLTRHEKIHEDKPFRCQACGRCYREATSLLNHRASGNCGKPPRRSAGGARTQPEQPPRTPLTIGTDGRYGRARGIAGEQGGREKEGQGRVFIIKGGLDGESFAVPSSSSVSPLVLYRGASEASRGVNESASERKAEDSGQQIYRQQVGSGKAGGTVSSSSSSSCSSSSSTGLFQTRTSQSSSQIDNSVFNPDSLHYPSAQQQSHAAARRSAFAFRDGVIVEEAERFRQPTSQPGPEEGKESGGEIGRGTRAPVQYFRDTNLNPNPQQQQQYLRKVPLAPNLHPHLPLSSLLEDSDQEDDNSSTDNAVAAAISLLPPGDDVPGRGGAGGEERRDIIGGLLGGLGLSGLGALGGLGLGAEKGYRGEDLRVKRKSRKKEGGGRKVKVEGEGGSGGKEKLFLCSVCGRGFSRRETLRRHDRIHTGEKPHRCPVCGKYFREAFQLSKHRTVHTGEKNYKCSSCGKDFGYAQSLKRHSKLHTRTDYANSNNSHTAASAPASASLGLQGYFAYPSVAAPVCSSANPASLQGLNKTRAFTCQICWKSFKHSFHLTAHQAVHTKERLFSCEVCGKSFGYANSLARHRAAQHGRGKSAGPANNGTAGSAISESQVATDVLLQLSPPNPSGIPFFVPSNPREPVPNQVGGDPLIRTPSGLSYAPTPNPDPSLLSYDPGFASQGKKKVLRVKKRKAKRKRRRNGRSHTDKRFPCTVCARASFSRLSQLLVHRSSRHSEPQDGRLGRGAAGRRWGCQGCRRGFSSFLRLLGHHGWHVKQGNYGCAMCQRKFWNWRLLERHREMCMGKQHRRLRGRGNREERRGEGERNQT